A stretch of Chitinophaga caeni DNA encodes these proteins:
- a CDS encoding (Fe-S)-binding protein: MNVQLFVPCFVDQLFPETAFNMVKVLEKLGCKVSYNPDQTCCGQPAFNAGYQDECRAVASKFLKDFQSYDYIVAPSGSCTGFVRNYYGKLFDNSAMHNEVKQLKKNMFEFTEFLVQVLNAPDTGATLEGTATYHDACGALRECGIKEGPRKLLSKVKGLKLNEMDDCETCCGFGGTFAVKYEPISVGMGEQKVLNAIETGADYLVSTDLSCLMHLDGYIRKHQKEIKIMHIADVLASGW, encoded by the coding sequence ATGAATGTTCAACTTTTTGTGCCGTGTTTTGTGGATCAATTGTTCCCCGAAACTGCTTTTAACATGGTGAAAGTCCTTGAAAAACTGGGTTGCAAGGTTAGCTATAATCCTGATCAAACCTGTTGCGGGCAACCTGCTTTCAATGCGGGCTACCAAGATGAATGCCGTGCGGTAGCTTCCAAATTCCTGAAAGATTTCCAATCATACGATTATATTGTTGCTCCCAGCGGCTCCTGTACGGGCTTCGTGAGAAATTATTACGGTAAACTCTTCGATAATTCCGCGATGCATAACGAGGTAAAGCAGTTGAAGAAAAATATGTTCGAATTTACCGAGTTCTTAGTGCAAGTGCTGAATGCCCCGGATACCGGTGCGACCCTGGAAGGGACTGCCACTTACCATGATGCATGCGGTGCTTTGAGGGAATGCGGTATCAAGGAAGGCCCCAGGAAACTCTTATCCAAGGTGAAAGGACTTAAGTTGAATGAAATGGATGATTGTGAGACCTGTTGCGGTTTCGGTGGCACTTTCGCTGTCAAATACGAACCGATCTCTGTCGGTATGGGCGAGCAAAAAGTGCTGAATGCGATCGAAACGGGTGCCGATTACTTGGTATCTACCGATCTTAGTTGCCTGATGCACTTAGATGGTTATATCCGCAAACATCAAAAGGAAATTAAGATTATGCACATCGCTGATGTTTTAGCTAGCGGTTGGTAA
- the pdhA gene encoding pyruvate dehydrogenase (acetyl-transferring) E1 component subunit alpha, which translates to MKTKFSKDTYLHWYELMLLMRRFEEKAGQLYGMQKIRGFCHLYIGQEAVAAGAITATKPDDKFITAYRDHALAIAKGISPNACMAELYGKATGCSKGKGGSMHFFSKELGFFGGHGIVGAQIGTGAGLAFAEKYKDTDNVVLCFFGDGAARQGMLHETFNMAMTWKLPVIFICENNRYAMGTSVERTSNVLDIYKLADAYEMPADSIDGMSCEAVHEGIERAVKRARKSEGPTLLEINTYRYRGHSMSDPAKYRTKEEVEEYKDKDPINQVLKVIQDKKWATEAEIEAINEKVKAQVEECVNFAEESPWPSDDELLKDVYVQQDYPFIVD; encoded by the coding sequence GTGAAGACGAAATTCTCTAAAGACACCTACCTCCACTGGTACGAGCTAATGCTGTTAATGCGCCGCTTCGAAGAAAAAGCTGGCCAATTATACGGTATGCAAAAAATTCGTGGTTTTTGTCACTTGTATATAGGTCAGGAAGCTGTTGCTGCTGGCGCTATTACAGCTACAAAGCCAGATGATAAGTTTATCACAGCTTACCGCGACCACGCTTTGGCGATCGCTAAGGGCATTAGCCCGAATGCTTGTATGGCGGAGTTGTATGGCAAAGCTACGGGATGTTCAAAAGGAAAGGGTGGTTCTATGCACTTTTTCTCCAAGGAGCTGGGCTTCTTTGGCGGGCATGGAATCGTGGGTGCCCAGATCGGTACTGGCGCAGGTTTGGCTTTCGCTGAAAAATATAAGGATACGGATAACGTGGTATTGTGTTTCTTCGGTGATGGCGCTGCCCGTCAAGGGATGTTGCACGAAACCTTTAATATGGCGATGACCTGGAAATTGCCGGTAATCTTTATCTGCGAAAATAATCGCTACGCGATGGGTACTTCTGTAGAACGTACTTCTAACGTACTGGATATTTATAAATTGGCCGATGCTTACGAAATGCCAGCCGATTCTATCGACGGTATGAGTTGCGAAGCCGTTCACGAAGGCATTGAACGCGCCGTGAAACGCGCCCGTAAAAGCGAAGGACCTACCTTGTTGGAAATCAATACATACCGCTATCGCGGTCACTCTATGAGCGACCCTGCGAAATACCGCACGAAGGAAGAGGTTGAAGAATATAAAGATAAAGATCCGATCAACCAGGTGTTGAAAGTGATTCAAGATAAAAAATGGGCTACCGAGGCGGAAATCGAGGCTATCAATGAAAAGGTGAAAGCGCAAGTTGAAGAATGTGTTAACTTTGCAGAAGAATCACCTTGGCCTTCCGATGACGAGCTGTTGAAAGATGTATATGTTCAACAGGATTATCCGTTTATCGTAGACTAA
- a CDS encoding WD40/YVTN/BNR-like repeat-containing protein, translated as MKKIIACFCCCYLCFIFPAHAQRLEVLTSGQIKSIRGLSVVNDQVFWVSGTEGTVGKTTNGGRTWEWYRVPGCDSLDWRDIEAFDDSKAIVVNAGEPANIYLTRDGGKNWRRVYFNNTKGIFLDAMAFINEDEGLIIGDPLKGKVTVLQTKDGGYEWKQLKLNNKAKTADGEAFFAASGTCLRAIPNTKMYAFVSGGKTANLYILRNTNITAKRALPMIQGESSQGPFSIATWDRKHFVITGGNYMLDTSTYQNCVTTKDGGKHFTAPVLPPGGYRSAVEYISKDLLVSTGTSGTDLSFDGGKTWKNISRDSYNCARKAKDGTIVILAGVNGKVARLAL; from the coding sequence ATGAAAAAAATTATCGCTTGTTTCTGTTGCTGCTACCTATGCTTTATATTTCCGGCCCATGCACAACGATTGGAGGTTTTAACATCAGGTCAGATTAAGAGTATCCGTGGGTTAAGTGTTGTAAATGACCAAGTTTTCTGGGTTTCCGGGACGGAAGGGACAGTTGGGAAGACAACCAACGGTGGCCGGACCTGGGAATGGTACCGGGTGCCGGGCTGCGATTCCCTTGACTGGCGCGACATTGAAGCGTTTGATGACAGTAAGGCTATCGTGGTAAATGCCGGTGAACCTGCCAACATCTACCTAACACGTGATGGCGGCAAAAATTGGAGAAGGGTTTATTTTAATAATACGAAAGGTATATTCCTAGATGCGATGGCTTTTATTAATGAAGATGAAGGTTTGATCATCGGTGACCCGCTCAAGGGTAAAGTAACTGTTTTACAAACAAAAGATGGCGGTTATGAATGGAAACAGTTAAAACTAAATAATAAGGCTAAAACCGCTGATGGGGAAGCTTTTTTCGCTGCAAGCGGTACTTGCTTACGCGCCATCCCCAATACGAAGATGTATGCTTTCGTCAGCGGCGGGAAAACGGCTAATTTGTACATCCTTAGGAATACAAACATTACCGCTAAAAGAGCCTTACCCATGATTCAAGGTGAAAGTAGCCAAGGTCCTTTCAGTATTGCAACTTGGGATCGGAAGCACTTCGTAATAACAGGTGGAAATTATATGTTGGACACCAGTACATATCAAAACTGCGTGACTACAAAAGATGGTGGTAAACATTTTACAGCACCGGTTCTTCCTCCCGGCGGTTACCGCTCCGCGGTGGAATATATAAGTAAAGATTTACTAGTGTCTACCGGCACTTCAGGTACGGACCTGTCATTCGATGGTGGAAAAACATGGAAGAACATTAGCCGCGATAGTTACAATTGTGCCCGGAAGGCCAAAGATGGCACTATCGTAATATTGGCAGGTGTCAATGGTAAAGTAGCCAGGCTGGCATTATAG
- a CDS encoding EVE domain-containing protein, which produces MRMHYWLVKSEPFKYSWEQFVRDGRTFWDGVRNYQARNNLREMKVGDQVLFYHSNEGLQVVGIAKVVKEAYQDPTTDDANWVVVDLEPVKALPKPVTLATMKADDKLANLSLVRQGRLSVCAVTAAEFKHILKLGGTK; this is translated from the coding sequence ATGAGAATGCATTATTGGCTCGTAAAATCTGAACCATTTAAATACTCTTGGGAACAATTTGTTAGGGATGGCCGCACATTTTGGGATGGCGTGAGAAATTACCAGGCGCGGAATAATCTCAGGGAAATGAAAGTTGGCGACCAGGTTTTATTTTATCATAGCAATGAGGGCCTTCAAGTAGTCGGTATTGCTAAAGTAGTAAAGGAGGCTTACCAAGATCCCACAACGGATGATGCAAATTGGGTGGTTGTAGACCTGGAACCTGTGAAGGCTTTGCCCAAGCCCGTAACCCTGGCAACCATGAAGGCTGATGATAAATTAGCGAACTTATCGCTGGTAAGGCAAGGCAGGTTGTCTGTCTGCGCCGTTACAGCAGCGGAGTTTAAACATATCCTGAAGCTAGGTGGCACCAAATAA
- a CDS encoding glycoside hydrolase family 31 protein: MQVTTSSGKYSIKHYPDQVKEWKKEGNFFYFYCTETILEVRIISDKIIRFRYAADGTFQRDFSYAIADNLEEFPEKFNIFEWEETFEIRTAAIRIFIARENMRITITDLEGQIINQDELGFHWQYYLQKGGKIVYCSKLIQDKESFFGLGDKPTELNLKGKRFENYGTDAYGFQAGTEPLYRNIPFYYGLHNGIGYGIFFDNTFRTIFDFGGEREDISSFWARGGEMNYYFMYGPSLLDVARSYTRITGTAELPPLWALGYHQCRWSYFPDSRVREIADTFRKRQIPCDALYLDIDYMDGFRCFTWDNERFPNPPKLLSDLENEGFKTVVIIDPGIKVDPNYEVYKEVVQNNYACKRADGALMEGDVWPGKCVFPDFTNPGVREWWSSLFRNLISTGVRGVWNDMNEPAVFELGTFPEDVRHDYDGEDVSHRKAHNVYGHLMSKATSAGLKKYVMPQRPFVITRSCYSGAQRWSSVWTGDNISSWEHLWLASVQCQRLSVSGISFAGSDIGGFIGEPDGELYTRWIQLGAFHPLMRTHSASNETGFNQEPWSFGETYEAVVKKFIELRYQLLPYIYTAFWQYSEEGTPMLRPLAFVAQDDENTHYRHHEFLCGDHLLVSHVSEQGMKKKDVYLPKGKWYYYFNDSTYDGGKIVTVATPLEEMPLFARAGSVIPQFPIMQYVGEKPIESVFLHVYYHNEVVLSRLYEDAGDHYAYKNLEFNVIHFKQASTVQQLKLKRRQAGDYEPGYKTYTVIVHGLPFVPEDYIVDGEPFPIDSSKIGKGTVEITIDRNFEELIMLMP, translated from the coding sequence ATGCAAGTAACAACCTCTTCGGGTAAATATTCTATTAAACATTACCCCGACCAAGTGAAAGAATGGAAGAAAGAAGGTAATTTTTTCTATTTCTATTGCACTGAAACAATTTTAGAAGTCAGGATCATTTCAGATAAAATCATCCGTTTCCGCTACGCGGCTGACGGTACCTTTCAAAGGGATTTTTCATACGCGATAGCTGATAACCTCGAAGAATTTCCGGAAAAATTTAACATCTTCGAATGGGAAGAGACTTTCGAAATCAGGACCGCCGCCATCAGGATTTTCATCGCCCGGGAAAATATGCGGATCACCATTACCGATTTGGAAGGGCAGATTATCAACCAGGATGAGCTGGGTTTCCATTGGCAATATTACCTGCAAAAAGGCGGTAAAATTGTTTACTGTAGTAAATTGATCCAAGATAAGGAATCCTTTTTCGGCCTCGGCGATAAACCTACTGAACTGAACCTGAAAGGGAAACGGTTCGAAAATTACGGCACGGACGCCTACGGTTTCCAAGCCGGGACGGAACCTTTGTACCGGAATATCCCCTTTTATTACGGTTTGCACAACGGGATCGGCTACGGTATTTTCTTCGATAATACCTTCAGGACCATTTTCGATTTTGGAGGTGAGCGGGAAGATATCAGTAGTTTCTGGGCCAGGGGAGGCGAAATGAATTACTATTTCATGTATGGCCCATCCTTATTGGATGTTGCCAGGTCATATACCCGCATTACCGGTACTGCCGAACTGCCGCCCTTATGGGCGCTCGGTTACCATCAATGCAGATGGAGCTATTTCCCCGATAGCCGCGTGCGGGAAATTGCCGATACATTCAGGAAGCGCCAAATTCCTTGTGATGCGCTTTATCTTGATATTGATTACATGGATGGCTTCCGTTGTTTTACCTGGGATAACGAAAGGTTTCCCAATCCTCCGAAACTTTTATCCGACTTGGAAAATGAAGGGTTCAAAACAGTTGTCATTATTGATCCCGGCATAAAAGTAGATCCTAATTACGAAGTATACAAAGAAGTAGTTCAAAATAATTATGCCTGCAAACGCGCGGATGGCGCCTTAATGGAAGGTGACGTATGGCCGGGAAAATGTGTTTTCCCCGATTTTACGAACCCCGGCGTAAGGGAATGGTGGAGCAGTTTGTTCAGGAACTTGATCAGTACCGGTGTTCGCGGGGTTTGGAACGATATGAATGAACCGGCGGTATTTGAATTAGGTACATTCCCTGAAGATGTACGCCATGATTACGATGGAGAAGATGTTAGTCACCGCAAAGCACATAATGTGTACGGTCACCTTATGAGCAAGGCTACTTCTGCCGGTTTAAAAAAATACGTTATGCCGCAGCGGCCATTCGTGATTACACGCTCCTGCTATTCGGGTGCCCAACGGTGGAGCAGCGTATGGACGGGTGATAATATCTCCAGCTGGGAACATTTATGGTTGGCTTCCGTTCAATGTCAAAGGCTTTCCGTGTCAGGGATTTCATTTGCCGGGAGCGATATCGGTGGATTCATAGGTGAACCCGATGGTGAACTATACACGCGCTGGATCCAACTGGGCGCTTTCCACCCATTGATGCGGACGCATTCGGCTAGCAATGAAACCGGCTTCAACCAGGAACCATGGAGTTTCGGTGAAACTTACGAGGCGGTAGTAAAGAAATTTATTGAACTTCGATATCAACTGCTACCATACATTTATACCGCTTTCTGGCAATATTCGGAAGAAGGAACACCGATGTTGCGCCCCTTGGCGTTCGTGGCACAGGATGATGAAAATACCCATTACCGCCACCACGAATTTTTATGCGGAGATCATTTGCTGGTCAGCCATGTAAGCGAACAGGGCATGAAAAAGAAGGATGTATATTTACCGAAAGGTAAGTGGTATTACTATTTTAATGATAGTACTTACGATGGCGGTAAAATAGTAACGGTAGCCACGCCGCTAGAAGAAATGCCCCTATTCGCAAGAGCCGGCTCAGTGATTCCGCAGTTCCCCATCATGCAATATGTTGGAGAAAAACCTATCGAATCAGTTTTCCTACATGTTTATTACCATAATGAAGTTGTATTAAGCCGTTTGTACGAAGATGCCGGGGATCATTACGCATACAAGAACCTCGAATTTAACGTTATCCATTTTAAGCAAGCCTCTACAGTTCAACAGTTAAAACTCAAAAGGCGTCAGGCCGGTGATTATGAACCGGGTTATAAAACTTATACTGTAATCGTTCATGGACTTCCATTTGTTCCGGAAGATTATATTGTAGATGGAGAACCTTTCCCCATCGATTCATCAAAAATTGGCAAAGGTACAGTTGAAATCACAATTGATCGTAACTTTGAAGAATTAATCATGCTGATGCCTTAA
- the recF gene encoding DNA replication/repair protein RecF (All proteins in this family for which functions are known are DNA-binding proteins that assist the filamentation of RecA onto DNA for the initiation of recombination or recombinational repair.) — MLLVRKISLVQFKNYPQKIFDFHKRIIGITGKNGVGKTNLLDAIYYLCFTRSYFSSQEQQNVLYDTNGFRIEGLLEKLGQPGKIVCTLKAGKKEISLDDTPYEKFSQHIGCFPAVMIAPDDAEIILGGSEPRRKWLDTMLSQLDNAYLDHLIAYQKILLQRNTLLKQIAESGKNQDALLEILDEQLALHGQPIFDARNAFLPGFNERVQRLYDYLAEAPEHVRIDYSCQLLEMPLIEWLKQQQLKDKMLQRTSAGIHKDDLQFVLNDHPMKTSASQGQRKSFLFALKLAQFEVLKELKNCPPILLLDDIFEKLDEERVSRLVKLVSEDDFGQVFITDTHQERLKNAFGAHADQLQLIVIE; from the coding sequence TTGTTATTAGTTAGGAAAATATCGCTCGTTCAATTTAAAAATTACCCGCAAAAAATATTTGATTTTCATAAAAGAATTATCGGGATCACGGGAAAAAATGGCGTTGGCAAGACAAATTTGCTCGATGCCATCTATTATTTATGCTTTACCAGGAGCTATTTTAGTAGCCAGGAGCAGCAAAATGTGCTTTATGATACCAATGGCTTCCGCATCGAGGGGCTGCTGGAGAAGCTGGGACAGCCCGGGAAAATAGTTTGTACCCTGAAGGCCGGCAAAAAGGAAATATCTCTCGATGATACGCCATATGAAAAATTTTCGCAACATATCGGATGCTTCCCTGCCGTGATGATCGCACCGGACGATGCCGAAATCATCCTCGGTGGTAGCGAACCCCGCCGTAAGTGGCTCGATACCATGCTTTCCCAACTGGATAATGCCTACCTGGATCACCTGATCGCATATCAAAAAATTTTATTGCAACGCAATACCCTGCTCAAACAAATTGCTGAATCCGGTAAAAACCAGGATGCTTTGCTGGAAATACTGGATGAACAACTTGCCTTGCATGGCCAGCCGATTTTCGATGCCCGTAATGCTTTCCTGCCCGGTTTTAATGAAAGGGTGCAGCGTTTGTACGATTACCTGGCCGAAGCCCCTGAGCATGTCCGGATCGATTATTCCTGCCAGTTGCTGGAAATGCCCCTGATCGAATGGCTAAAACAGCAACAATTGAAGGATAAGATGCTCCAGCGAACCAGCGCCGGTATACATAAAGATGATTTGCAATTTGTATTGAATGATCACCCGATGAAAACCAGCGCCTCGCAAGGGCAGCGCAAAAGCTTCCTATTTGCCCTGAAACTTGCCCAATTTGAAGTTTTGAAGGAATTGAAAAATTGTCCGCCCATACTTTTGCTAGACGATATTTTCGAAAAATTGGATGAAGAAAGGGTCAGCCGATTGGTAAAACTTGTGAGCGAGGATGATTTCGGCCAAGTGTTTATCACCGATACGCACCAGGAAAGGCTAAAAAACGCTTTCGGAGCCCATGCTGACCAACTACAATTAATCGTTATCGAATAA
- a CDS encoding tetratricopeptide repeat protein: MADHKVKTTQADNQEEQSFDIQKSLYKAEDFYEKNKNVILGAALVIVVAVGGFFGYNKLVKAPRELKAQKMIFHAQNNFAVDSFARALNGIKGGEEGFLQVIDKYSNTQAGNLAHYYAGVCYVKLGEYQKGIDMLSQFKGNDLVVQAMAYGITGDAYMELNKVPEAIDAYKKAAAYNPNELTSPTFLMRAGLASEKAGKTDEAIKIYQQIKDQYPTTAEGRDMDKYLARLGVVR; encoded by the coding sequence ATGGCAGATCATAAAGTAAAGACTACCCAAGCAGATAATCAAGAGGAGCAAAGCTTTGACATACAAAAAAGCTTATACAAAGCTGAAGACTTTTACGAGAAGAATAAAAATGTTATCCTCGGTGCAGCCCTTGTAATTGTAGTGGCTGTGGGTGGTTTCTTCGGTTACAACAAATTAGTGAAAGCGCCCCGCGAGCTGAAAGCTCAAAAGATGATTTTCCACGCGCAAAATAATTTTGCGGTTGATTCCTTTGCCCGTGCCTTAAACGGTATTAAAGGCGGGGAAGAAGGTTTCTTGCAAGTGATCGATAAATATAGCAATACCCAAGCCGGTAACTTGGCGCACTATTATGCCGGTGTGTGTTACGTGAAATTAGGCGAATACCAAAAAGGTATTGATATGTTAAGCCAATTCAAAGGTAATGACCTGGTGGTACAAGCTATGGCTTACGGTATCACCGGCGATGCTTACATGGAATTGAACAAGGTTCCCGAAGCTATCGATGCATACAAGAAAGCTGCTGCTTATAACCCGAATGAGTTAACCAGCCCAACCTTTTTAATGCGTGCTGGACTTGCTTCTGAAAAAGCCGGCAAAACCGATGAAGCGATCAAGATTTACCAACAGATCAAAGATCAATATCCTACTACCGCAGAAGGTCGTGATATGGACAAATACTTAGCCCGCCTAGGTGTTGTTAGGTAA
- a CDS encoding DUF721 domain-containing protein, whose amino-acid sequence MRNKVVSIGDALKAYLDKSRFKPKLLEVKIQENWEQLMGKTIARYTESVQLIDGKLMVTTTIGPLKQELSYSRDKIMHLVNDMLGEAVVKEVIIK is encoded by the coding sequence ATGCGCAACAAAGTAGTCAGTATCGGTGATGCCCTGAAGGCTTACCTGGATAAAAGTAGGTTTAAACCCAAGCTGCTTGAGGTTAAAATTCAAGAAAACTGGGAACAGCTAATGGGGAAAACTATTGCCAGGTATACGGAGTCGGTTCAACTGATCGATGGGAAGTTGATGGTGACCACTACGATCGGGCCACTGAAACAGGAACTGTCTTATTCGAGGGATAAAATTATGCACCTGGTGAATGACATGTTGGGGGAAGCCGTGGTGAAAGAGGTGATTATTAAATGA
- the ribH gene encoding 6,7-dimethyl-8-ribityllumazine synthase yields MSEHNSSVLNDAGILPLEGASVVIIYTEWNEFIINELMSGCDRILEKHNIKDVTKIQVPGAVEIPFAIKQYWEQTKGTGVQPSAFISLGCVIRGETPHFDYVCKAVTEGVLQLNLSLPVPTIFGVLTVNNIEQANERLGGVHGHKGEEAALAALKMMSFQRQLALGKR; encoded by the coding sequence ATGTCTGAACATAATTCAAGTGTATTAAACGATGCTGGCATCCTTCCTTTAGAGGGTGCCAGTGTTGTTATTATATATACCGAATGGAACGAATTTATTATCAATGAACTAATGTCGGGCTGTGATCGTATATTGGAAAAGCATAATATTAAAGATGTTACCAAGATCCAAGTGCCTGGCGCTGTCGAAATTCCGTTCGCGATAAAACAATATTGGGAGCAGACCAAGGGCACGGGGGTGCAACCTTCGGCCTTTATCTCGCTGGGTTGCGTGATCCGTGGCGAAACACCACATTTTGATTACGTTTGTAAAGCGGTAACAGAAGGTGTCCTTCAATTAAATTTGTCGCTCCCAGTTCCCACCATTTTCGGGGTATTGACTGTTAACAATATTGAGCAGGCTAATGAAAGGTTAGGTGGCGTGCATGGTCATAAGGGAGAAGAAGCGGCACTCGCGGCTTTGAAAATGATGAGCTTTCAACGCCAGTTGGCGCTAGGTAAGAGGTAG
- a CDS encoding DUF4349 domain-containing protein gives MRSNKFTPALFCAIIFCFACNNKPAASKFEDVQSSRLLVDEAASNTVGVDDDELSIPDTTALLGAYFTDKLVKKANIKFSIDSVAMTRSRIREIIVKYDGYIEAETEDRNDYSWNLATTVRVPQESFMATVYDLTSLAKTLDYKNISARNVYIDYMVAQMQENAGNPVPEGQRGTNTELAISRQIGAKAQLLRLDDAIKWSTVKLEVYRETPYMPAPQPTFFMELKDALSSGVMILGDFILFFARYLFVLLLAIMVYWVSKLLYRKYKLVKPGK, from the coding sequence ATGCGATCAAACAAGTTTACCCCCGCTCTTTTTTGTGCGATAATCTTTTGTTTTGCTTGTAATAACAAGCCCGCTGCTTCTAAATTTGAAGATGTACAATCTTCCCGGCTTTTAGTTGATGAAGCGGCTTCCAATACTGTCGGAGTTGATGATGATGAGTTGAGTATTCCAGATACTACTGCTTTATTAGGAGCTTATTTTACGGATAAATTGGTGAAGAAGGCAAATATCAAGTTTAGCATTGACAGTGTTGCCATGACCCGGTCCAGGATTCGGGAAATCATCGTTAAATATGATGGTTATATTGAGGCTGAAACCGAAGACAGGAATGATTATAGCTGGAATTTAGCTACAACGGTGCGGGTACCGCAGGAATCGTTTATGGCAACTGTATACGATTTAACCAGTTTGGCCAAAACTTTGGATTATAAAAATATTTCAGCTCGGAATGTCTATATAGATTATATGGTGGCACAAATGCAGGAAAATGCCGGTAACCCGGTTCCAGAGGGGCAGCGGGGTACAAATACAGAATTGGCAATTTCAAGGCAAATAGGGGCAAAGGCGCAACTACTTAGGCTGGATGATGCGATCAAATGGTCTACCGTCAAACTAGAAGTATACAGGGAAACTCCTTATATGCCGGCGCCGCAACCTACTTTCTTTATGGAACTTAAAGATGCATTATCTAGCGGTGTGATGATTCTTGGAGATTTTATTCTCTTTTTTGCAAGGTATTTGTTTGTTTTATTATTGGCTATAATGGTATATTGGGTTTCAAAACTTTTATACCGCAAGTATAAGCTGGTAAAACCAGGGAAATAA
- a CDS encoding thioredoxin family protein, which yields MEQGLPNVNKPMDYKTYREMMEVLVKAGRVSWDDSINYSPEYTKLNEQRMHRLDKTVHLISGLEEKLKNLDEQYTWVVITEPWCGDASQSVPVIQKAAEVNPNITIQYVMRDTHKDLMNEFLTNGSRSIPKLICYDTSNGKLKWHWGPRPAECQRLFLDMAKDDSIPFEEKAERLHKWYAQDKTMSLQNELLELVSTLS from the coding sequence ATGGAACAAGGTCTGCCGAATGTGAATAAACCAATGGATTATAAAACCTACCGGGAAATGATGGAAGTACTAGTTAAAGCTGGGAGAGTTTCTTGGGATGATTCTATCAACTATTCACCTGAATATACCAAGTTGAATGAACAAAGAATGCACCGGTTGGATAAAACCGTTCATTTAATATCCGGATTGGAAGAAAAATTAAAGAATCTTGATGAGCAATATACCTGGGTTGTAATCACCGAACCTTGGTGCGGTGATGCATCGCAAAGCGTGCCTGTTATTCAAAAGGCTGCCGAAGTGAATCCTAATATCACGATTCAATACGTGATGCGTGATACGCACAAAGATTTAATGAATGAATTCCTAACCAACGGAAGTAGAAGCATACCGAAATTGATTTGTTATGATACCTCCAACGGAAAATTGAAATGGCATTGGGGGCCGCGTCCTGCTGAATGCCAGCGACTCTTCCTAGATATGGCTAAAGACGATAGTATCCCTTTCGAAGAAAAAGCGGAACGCCTGCATAAATGGTATGCGCAGGATAAAACCATGAGCCTACAAAACGAATTATTGGAGTTGGTTAGTACCTTGTCATAA